A region of Campylobacter sp. MG1 DNA encodes the following proteins:
- the mltG gene encoding endolytic transglycosylase MltG yields MEIPLINMSTKVNIKAMNAKAIFKIFFIGLDVFFIIILAMLFYLLQPVSSNSVVYIPKGSNSKIIASLNNAKLQFSKLDQYLLLFFGSPQSGWINISNTNLLRAEFLHELTINKAALVKITLIPGETSEYFLRTIVAPSLKLNPDKLLNELKLQSNYKEGVLTPDTYLIPLGISEELFIKYLLENTKKRNYEISKKVFGDYEENKFYRFVIVASIIQKEAANKEEMPVVASVIYNRLNKGMKLQMDGMLNYGMNSHNKVTPEMIRNDDSEFNSYKNEGLPSVAICNVSTPAILAAISPEKTNFLYFMRDKKTGKHKFNTNLSEHEKEVARQR; encoded by the coding sequence ATTGAAATACCATTAATTAATATGAGTACAAAGGTTAATATTAAGGCAATGAATGCAAAGGCTATTTTTAAAATTTTTTTTATTGGTTTAGATGTTTTTTTCATTATTATCCTAGCGATGTTATTTTATTTATTACAGCCTGTTAGTTCAAATTCAGTTGTTTATATTCCTAAAGGTTCTAATTCTAAGATTATAGCAAGTTTAAATAATGCAAAATTGCAATTTTCAAAATTAGATCAATATTTGTTATTGTTTTTCGGTAGCCCTCAGAGTGGTTGGATAAATATATCTAACACTAATTTATTAAGAGCTGAATTTTTACATGAGCTTACTATAAATAAAGCAGCTTTAGTAAAAATCACATTAATTCCAGGTGAAACCAGTGAATATTTTTTAAGAACAATAGTTGCTCCTAGTTTAAAATTAAACCCTGATAAATTGTTAAATGAATTGAAGTTGCAATCAAATTATAAAGAAGGTGTATTAACACCTGATACTTATTTAATACCATTAGGTATTAGTGAAGAATTGTTTATAAAATATTTATTAGAGAATACAAAAAAGCGTAATTATGAAATTAGCAAAAAAGTTTTTGGAGATTATGAAGAAAATAAATTTTATCGTTTTGTAATTGTCGCTAGTATCATACAAAAAGAAGCTGCGAATAAAGAAGAGATGCCAGTTGTAGCTAGTGTAATTTATAATAGATTAAATAAGGGTATGAAACTTCAAATGGATGGAATGCTAAATTATGGTATGAATTCTCATAATAAGGTTACACCAGAAATGATAAGGAATGATGATAGCGAGTTTAATTCATATAAAAATGAAGGACTTCCAAGTGTTGCAATTTGTAACGTTTCTACCCCTGCAATTTTAGCAGCAATTTCTCCTGAAAAGACAAATTTTTTATATTTTATGCGTGATAAAAAGACCGGTAAACACAAGTTTAACACGAATTTATCTGAACATGAAAAAGAGGTTGCAAGGCAAAGATAA
- a CDS encoding LutC/YkgG family protein yields MNEIIRQISKRSKEQILNAVECGIKKELNEPSIDPSVHIKQSDNPLEETKTKMSDNKFIVHEVSGLDMVVDEINNIVANYGYKSLIYPDGLSINVENINATKKICFNKPIEELRAEVFHSDFSIIDAAFAISSHGIACIKSSAKQPRMLSLAPTLCIVLLDKTKIEKSLTTGLERIKKECDENGELLPTNIVYLAGPSRTADIELITVFGVHGSQKVHIIFY; encoded by the coding sequence ATGAATGAGATTATTAGACAAATTAGCAAGCGTTCAAAAGAACAAATTTTAAATGCAGTTGAGTGTGGTATTAAAAAAGAATTAAATGAACCTAGTATTGATCCTAGTGTTCATATTAAACAAAGTGATAATCCATTAGAGGAAACAAAAACAAAGATGAGCGATAATAAATTTATAGTTCATGAAGTTAGTGGTTTAGATATGGTGGTTGACGAGATTAATAATATTGTTGCTAATTATGGTTATAAATCATTGATATATCCAGATGGGTTAAGCATTAATGTAGAAAATATAAATGCTACTAAGAAAATATGTTTTAATAAGCCGATTGAAGAGTTAAGGGCTGAGGTTTTTCATAGCGATTTTTCTATAATTGATGCTGCATTTGCTATTAGTTCACATGGTATTGCTTGCATAAAATCAAGTGCAAAACAACCAAGAATGTTAAGTCTAGCACCAACATTATGTATAGTTTTATTAGATAAAACTAAAATAGAAAAATCTCTTACAACTGGTCTTGAAAGAATAAAAAAAGAATGCGATGAAAATGGTGAATTATTACCTACAAATATAGTTTATTTGGCAGGTCCTAGTAGAACAGCTGATATTGAATTAATCACAGTTTTTGGCGTTCACGGTAGTCAAAAAGTTCATATAATTTTTTATTGA
- a CDS encoding AsmA-like C-terminal domain-containing protein — translation MKKTSKPIKKILKIAFAFIALILTFVLILINGISIDKLSIFNISINNFSLKLDKKLTLNIDEVYIKKANNENSLTMDDIKKTILNLKKYKKVLLLFSKIDIHNIINNENNFKIFYNQKILKISANDLNLNISIDLYSKELVANINTLQYKNLNFTGNVIFNKLTKINGKLTTTNDDFSVDISLENIKNDINLNLKNIIINNKNSSLALIKEYMPPILDEWIINRVQFDKFTGNFTISIKNNELDGIFGDGSFTNVNARYNDKAPIAYADNIKITMKKYSLLIDGENLKSQGNLKADIFKLYIENILKPDVLINIEAKNTLYNNEVEKIINAFGVSLGINQTSGNSDAKIQILLNNNHTHNINIIVNSNGSYKYKNFAFDAKNVNINIKDKIINITGNLNAKNINANNVSVILDTNSNIGNINIKKLKINYDDYFNYNDEANFDLNLNTKMLTFKNINTDIILQNDAKIKIELDKILKYSKKLQEYNFQNGELELFNKDNAFFINITNATFDLNLYKNKNFKTIEEAKIYINSYENKYTKDDFYISIYPEKTKVDTKSTNLNVVIDKDNTNINVNNMLILTNDMNNNSNENLILILNNSQIIYNDFLLNFKKLKINKNNEIKIRGELLDNSTIVALIKNDILQAYIRNLQGTTLNNIISKNIFNTGTIDIDLSGKNMNDFNGLINIKDASLAHTKNYVNLLAIIDSIPSLITINKPNFTKTGLGIKLGSIEFTKKNDFIDINNINILGYSIDANGKGSIDIKNNYANITTNIFTLKGTNKIIGNIPIVKEIVIGEKNNKIATQLKITGKLDDLKFQTSIAKDIITSPFNLIKNIITLPKNLLDF, via the coding sequence ATGAAAAAAACATCTAAACCAATAAAAAAAATTTTAAAAATAGCCTTTGCATTCATTGCCTTAATATTAACCTTTGTACTCATATTAATTAATGGTATTTCAATTGATAAATTAAGTATTTTTAACATATCAATCAATAATTTTAGCTTAAAATTAGATAAAAAATTAACCTTAAATATTGATGAAGTTTATATAAAAAAAGCAAATAATGAAAATAGTTTAACAATGGATGATATAAAAAAAACTATATTAAATTTAAAAAAATACAAAAAAGTTTTGTTACTATTTAGTAAAATTGATATACATAACATAATAAATAATGAAAATAATTTTAAAATATTTTATAATCAAAAAATACTAAAAATATCAGCTAATGACTTAAATTTAAATATTAGTATTGACTTATATTCTAAAGAATTAGTTGCAAACATAAACACACTACAATATAAAAATTTAAATTTTACAGGCAATGTAATTTTTAATAAATTAACAAAAATTAATGGAAAATTAACTACTACAAATGATGATTTTAGTGTAGATATATCTTTAGAAAATATAAAAAATGATATAAATTTAAATCTTAAAAATATAATTATAAATAATAAAAATTCAAGCTTAGCACTAATAAAAGAATATATGCCACCAATTTTAGATGAGTGGATTATAAATAGGGTTCAATTTGATAAATTCACTGGTAATTTCACTATATCAATAAAAAACAATGAATTAGATGGTATTTTTGGTGATGGAAGCTTTACAAATGTAAATGCTAGATATAATGATAAAGCACCAATTGCTTACGCTGATAATATTAAAATAACTATGAAAAAATATTCATTACTAATAGATGGTGAAAATTTAAAAAGTCAAGGAAACCTAAAAGCGGATATTTTTAAATTATACATAGAAAATATTTTAAAACCTGATGTTTTAATAAACATAGAAGCTAAAAATACTTTATATAATAATGAAGTAGAAAAAATTATAAATGCTTTTGGAGTTAGCTTAGGAATTAATCAAACAAGTGGTAATTCAGATGCAAAAATACAAATCTTACTAAACAATAATCACACGCATAACATAAATATAATTGTTAACTCTAACGGTAGTTATAAATATAAAAATTTTGCATTTGATGCTAAAAATGTAAATATTAATATCAAAGATAAAATAATTAATATAACAGGCAATTTAAATGCGAAAAACATTAATGCCAATAATGTTAGTGTAATTTTAGACACAAATTCAAATATTGGAAATATCAATATTAAAAAATTAAAAATAAATTATGATGATTATTTTAATTATAATGACGAAGCTAACTTTGATTTGAACCTAAACACAAAAATGCTAACTTTCAAAAATATAAATACTGATATAATTTTACAAAATGATGCAAAAATAAAAATAGAATTGGATAAAATTTTAAAATATTCTAAAAAATTACAAGAATATAATTTTCAAAATGGAGAATTAGAATTATTTAATAAGGACAATGCCTTCTTTATAAATATTACAAATGCTACATTTGATTTAAATTTATATAAAAATAAAAATTTCAAAACAATTGAAGAAGCTAAAATATATATCAATTCATATGAGAATAAATACACAAAAGATGATTTTTATATAAGTATTTATCCTGAAAAAACAAAAGTTGATACCAAAAGTACAAATTTAAATGTTGTTATTGATAAAGATAATACTAATATAAATGTTAATAATATGTTAATTTTAACAAATGATATGAATAATAATTCTAATGAAAACTTAATATTAATTTTAAATAATTCACAAATTATATACAATGATTTTTTATTAAATTTTAAAAAACTTAAAATAAATAAAAACAATGAAATAAAAATAAGAGGTGAATTACTGGATAATTCTACTATAGTAGCATTAATTAAAAATGATATTTTACAAGCATATATTAGGAATTTACAAGGCACTACGCTAAATAATATAATATCTAAAAATATTTTTAATACTGGAACTATAGATATAGACTTAAGTGGAAAAAATATGAATGATTTTAATGGTCTTATTAATATAAAAGATGCTAGTTTAGCACACACAAAAAACTATGTAAATTTACTAGCAATAATAGATAGTATACCTAGCTTAATAACTATCAATAAACCTAATTTTACTAAAACAGGATTAGGAATAAAATTAGGTTCAATAGAATTTACTAAAAAAAATGATTTCATAGATATAAATAACATAAATATATTAGGATATAGCATAGATGCAAACGGCAAAGGTAGTATTGATATAAAAAATAACTATGCTAATATTACAACTAATATTTTTACATTAAAAGGCACGAACAAAATCATCGGCAACATTCCTATAGTAAAAGAGATTGTAATAGGAGAAAAAAATAATAAAATTGCAACACAATTAAAAATTACTGGTAAACTTGATGATTTAAAATTTCAAACATCAATAGCAAAAGATATAATAACTAGTCCATTTAATCTCATAAAAAATATAATAACATTACCAAAAAATCTATTAGATTTTTAA
- a CDS encoding (Fe-S)-binding protein — MQKKVYFYATCLGTAAMQTTVLNSIKLLRSAGVEVIFKKDQTCCGQPSYNTGYFKDTKKIALFNAELFSEDLPVVIPSGSCGGMMSHDYLELFKNDSNYEKIKNFSSRVIELSQYLEKIGFSIEDKGEPIKVTWHTNCHAFRVQKSIEANKNLLKKLKNVELVELKYEEECCGFGGTFSVKEPEISNAMAIAKVNDIVNSGAKIILSADGGCLLNIKGTIDKMGLDIKCYHLYDFLVSRMEGVSL; from the coding sequence ATGCAAAAAAAAGTATATTTTTATGCAACCTGTCTAGGTACTGCTGCTATGCAGACTACAGTTTTAAACTCTATAAAGCTTTTAAGAAGTGCTGGAGTTGAGGTTATTTTTAAAAAAGACCAAACCTGTTGTGGTCAGCCAAGTTATAATACAGGATATTTTAAGGATACTAAAAAAATAGCTTTGTTTAATGCTGAGCTTTTTAGTGAAGATTTGCCAGTTGTAATTCCAAGTGGAAGCTGTGGTGGTATGATGAGTCATGATTATTTAGAATTATTTAAAAATGACTCAAATTATGAAAAGATTAAAAATTTTTCATCTCGTGTTATAGAACTTAGTCAATATTTAGAAAAAATAGGTTTTAGTATAGAAGATAAAGGAGAGCCTATTAAGGTTACTTGGCATACGAATTGTCATGCTTTTAGAGTGCAAAAAAGTATAGAAGCTAACAAAAATTTATTGAAAAAATTAAAAAACGTAGAATTAGTTGAGCTTAAGTATGAAGAAGAATGTTGTGGTTTTGGTGGAACTTTCAGTGTAAAAGAACCTGAAATTTCTAATGCTATGGCTATTGCAAAAGTAAATGATATTGTAAATAGTGGAGCAAAAATTATACTTTCAGCTGATGGTGGATGCTTATTGAATATTAAAGGAACGATTGACAAAATGGGTCTTGATATTAAATGTTATCATTTATATGACTTTTTAGTTTCTCGTATGGAAGGGGTGTCATTATGA
- a CDS encoding rhomboid family intramembrane serine protease has translation MIVNFALHSNSKFYTFVTYAFLHSDLEHIIMNMSMLLILSQFLKYYNQIIIFLVYISGAIISALLYYYLMNYFNQFFILVGASGAIYTLFGFASYIFKQTGFLIATIITSVISVIFFENIAWQAHIFGFIYGYICAYLLKN, from the coding sequence ATGATTGTTAATTTTGCACTACATAGTAATTCTAAATTTTATACTTTTGTCACTTATGCTTTTTTACATTCTGATTTAGAACACATTATTATGAATATGTCAATGCTATTAATTCTTAGCCAGTTCTTAAAGTATTATAATCAAATAATAATATTTTTAGTATATATAAGCGGGGCTATAATATCTGCTTTATTGTATTATTATCTTATGAATTACTTTAATCAATTCTTTATTTTAGTAGGAGCAAGTGGAGCTATATATACTTTATTTGGATTTGCTAGTTATATTTTTAAACAAACTGGTTTTTTAATAGCTACAATAATAACTAGTGTAATTTCAGTTATATTTTTTGAAAATATTGCATGGCAAGCTCATATATTTGGTTTTATATATGGATATATTTGTGCTTATTTACTAAAAAATTAA
- a CDS encoding LutB/LldF family L-lactate oxidation iron-sulfur protein: MKNHSELIRTKLSDKQMRENVSNAMHTLQNNRKKLVDAKFNDWDGLRAKAKKAKNNALFTLKDRILEFEKNATKNGMQVHFANSKEDACEIIYQLMIEKNIKKVLKQKSMATEEIGLNHYLENKGLKAVETDLGELILQLGGEAPVHIVVPAIHKNRYEIGELFAEKLGASKENEPEKLNAIARKHLRNQFESLEMGISGANFAISKAGAIWLIENEGNGRMCTTAPDIHVSVCGIEKLVETFSDAATTDTLLTPSATGQFIPAYNNIITGPRKEGELDGPKEMHIILFNNHRTNILSHEDYYEALRCIRCGACMNFCPVYDKIGGHSYDAVYPGPIGEVISPQLFGMDKHGDIVTLCSLCGRCSEVCPVCIPLDSMIRKLRRDKVGEGGDNAPLGANELEHSKLESYGFEKFASLATSPKVWRTAMGNASKFNWLLQSLGTSLPVLKNWANYKKLPNLKGNLYDELKTLEGVKYE, translated from the coding sequence ATGAAAAACCATAGCGAATTAATAAGAACAAAGTTATCAGATAAACAAATGAGAGAAAATGTAAGCAATGCTATGCATACATTACAAAATAATAGAAAAAAATTAGTTGATGCTAAATTTAATGACTGGGATGGATTAAGAGCAAAAGCTAAAAAAGCAAAAAATAATGCTTTATTTACACTAAAAGATAGAATTTTAGAATTTGAAAAGAATGCTACTAAAAATGGTATGCAAGTTCATTTTGCAAATTCTAAAGAAGATGCTTGTGAAATAATTTATCAATTAATGATAGAAAAAAATATTAAAAAAGTATTAAAACAAAAATCAATGGCCACTGAAGAGATAGGTTTAAATCATTATTTAGAAAATAAAGGTTTAAAAGCTGTTGAAACTGACTTAGGAGAACTTATTTTGCAATTGGGTGGTGAAGCACCAGTTCATATAGTTGTCCCTGCTATACATAAAAATCGTTATGAAATAGGTGAATTGTTTGCAGAAAAATTAGGTGCCAGCAAGGAAAACGAACCTGAAAAATTAAACGCCATAGCAAGAAAGCATTTAAGAAATCAGTTTGAAAGCCTAGAAATGGGTATTAGTGGTGCAAATTTTGCTATATCTAAAGCTGGAGCTATTTGGTTAATAGAAAATGAAGGAAATGGTAGGATGTGTACTACTGCACCTGATATTCATGTAAGTGTTTGTGGTATTGAAAAATTAGTTGAAACATTTAGCGATGCAGCTACAACTGATACGCTTTTAACACCTTCAGCAACTGGACAATTTATCCCAGCTTATAATAATATAATCACAGGTCCTAGAAAAGAAGGCGAGTTAGATGGGCCAAAAGAAATGCATATTATTTTATTTAATAATCATAGAACAAATATTTTAAGTCATGAAGATTATTATGAAGCACTTCGCTGTATTAGATGTGGTGCTTGTATGAATTTTTGCCCTGTATATGATAAAATCGGAGGTCATAGTTATGACGCTGTTTATCCTGGACCAATAGGAGAAGTTATATCACCGCAATTATTTGGAATGGATAAGCATGGAGATATTGTAACTTTATGTTCTTTATGCGGTAGGTGCTCAGAGGTTTGTCCTGTTTGTATCCCACTTGATAGTATGATTAGAAAATTACGCCGTGATAAAGTAGGAGAGGGTGGAGACAATGCACCGTTAGGAGCAAATGAATTAGAACATTCTAAATTAGAAAGTTATGGATTTGAAAAATTTGCAAGTCTTGCTACAAGCCCTAAAGTATGGAGAACGGCTATGGGAAATGCTAGTAAATTTAATTGGCTTTTACAAAGTTTAGGAACAAGCTTGCCTGTCTTAAAAAATTGGGCTAATTATAAAAAATTACCTAATCTTAAAGGCAATCTTTATGATGAGTTAAAAACTCTTGAAGGAGTAAAATATGAATGA
- a CDS encoding MFS transporter, translating to MNKKLILSLISLGLISFLCVLIETSLNVTFPFLIKEHNININTASLLTSMFLLAITLLMPLSSFIIYKFNTKIIFNLIITLFLISLIACITTNNFYVLLIARIIQGIVAGIALPLMFNIVIIKAPKNSFGFLMGFCIFLIACAPGLGPIYGGFMMKFHNFNSIFIYLIPFVIISFIIGVFSIDNLQCQSKVKFNILEYIFILLIIVSLILSIKNQIYLILFIILLTISIKMKNQLIMCITNINYTSGAFVIFFIQFMALSFSLILPNYLINILNLDNYNAGKTMLIGCIIAAILAPVSGKISDKHNPFIISTIGVLIIIISNILFLLLDKNLLNFSISYTIFSIGQGLCASPIISHIIKISTNKTNANAFFNTFQQCFGMFGVMISSLIFNNNYILGFNHVITLLIILSVISLILTLISFKFNQ from the coding sequence ATGAATAAAAAACTAATATTAAGCCTAATATCGTTGGGCTTAATCTCATTTCTTTGTGTTTTAATTGAAACATCGCTTAATGTAACATTTCCATTTTTAATTAAAGAACACAATATAAATATAAATACAGCTTCGCTTTTAACCTCTATGTTTTTATTAGCTATTACATTGTTAATGCCGCTTAGCTCATTTATAATATATAAATTTAATACAAAAATCATATTTAATTTAATTATAACTTTATTTTTAATATCTTTAATAGCCTGTATAACTACTAATAATTTTTATGTATTACTTATAGCCAGAATTATTCAAGGCATAGTTGCAGGAATTGCACTACCATTAATGTTTAATATTGTAATAATAAAAGCACCTAAAAATTCATTTGGATTTTTAATGGGATTTTGCATTTTTTTAATCGCTTGTGCACCTGGTCTTGGACCAATATATGGTGGATTTATGATGAAATTTCATAATTTTAATAGTATTTTTATATATCTAATACCTTTTGTAATAATATCATTTATAATAGGAGTATTTAGCATTGATAATCTACAATGTCAAAGTAAAGTTAAATTTAATATACTAGAATACATTTTTATATTATTAATTATTGTAAGTTTAATTTTAAGTATAAAAAATCAAATTTATTTAATTTTATTCATAATACTACTAACAATATCAATAAAAATGAAAAACCAATTAATTATGTGCATTACAAACATAAATTATACTTCAGGTGCATTTGTAATATTTTTTATACAATTCATGGCTTTAAGCTTTTCGTTAATCTTACCAAATTATTTAATAAATATTTTAAATTTAGATAATTATAATGCAGGTAAAACAATGCTTATTGGGTGTATTATTGCTGCTATTTTAGCTCCAGTAAGTGGAAAAATTAGTGATAAACATAATCCTTTTATAATATCTACAATAGGAGTATTAATAATTATAATTTCAAATATTTTATTTTTATTACTTGATAAAAATTTATTAAATTTCTCAATTTCTTATACTATTTTTTCAATAGGTCAAGGATTATGTGCTAGTCCTATCATTTCACATATAATAAAAATATCTACAAATAAAACAAATGCTAATGCATTTTTTAATACATTTCAGCAATGCTTTGGTATGTTTGGTGTTATGATTTCATCATTAATTTTTAATAATAACTATATTTTAGGATTTAATCATGTAATAACATTGCTAATAATACTATCAGTAATCTCATTAATTCTAACACTAATAAGTTTTAAATTTAATCAATAA
- a CDS encoding NAD(P)-dependent alcohol dehydrogenase — MSILTNGWAAYDEKAIFKPIKFKRSALKDNEILLKTLYSGICHSDIHQAKNEWGRTVYPIIPGHEIVGEVIEIGKNVKDFKIGDYAGIGCMINSCKTCNACLESKEQFCENGVVWTYNSCNHYDDNEITKGGYSDKIKVREDFAIKIPQNAPLNLIAPLFCAGITTYSPLKFSNIKNNDNVAIAGFGGLGIMGFKYAKAMGANVSIIARNNKKKDIALKLGANEYFDDVKKINKKFDMILITIPAKYDINDYLKILKYGGEIAIVGLPPINEDVSIKVNQLMPMAHKKIYGSLIGGIKETKEMLDFSLKHKIYPEVKLIKANEINQAYDELLNSGSDFRYVIDFNE; from the coding sequence ATGAGTATTTTAACTAATGGCTGGGCAGCTTATGATGAAAAAGCTATATTTAAACCTATAAAATTTAAAAGAAGTGCGTTAAAAGATAATGAAATTTTACTAAAAACTCTTTATTCTGGAATTTGCCATAGTGATATACATCAAGCTAAAAATGAATGGGGAAGAACCGTTTATCCTATTATTCCAGGTCACGAAATAGTTGGTGAAGTAATTGAAATTGGTAAAAATGTAAAAGATTTTAAAATAGGTGATTACGCTGGTATTGGGTGTATGATAAATTCTTGCAAAACTTGCAATGCTTGTTTAGAATCAAAAGAACAATTCTGTGAAAATGGAGTAGTTTGGACATATAATAGCTGTAATCATTATGATGATAATGAGATTACAAAAGGTGGATATTCTGATAAAATAAAAGTTAGAGAAGATTTTGCTATTAAAATTCCACAAAATGCACCACTTAACTTAATAGCTCCACTTTTTTGTGCTGGAATTACTACATATTCTCCTCTTAAATTTTCAAATATAAAAAATAATGATAATGTTGCTATTGCTGGATTTGGTGGACTTGGTATTATGGGATTTAAATATGCTAAAGCTATGGGTGCAAATGTTAGTATTATTGCAAGAAATAATAAAAAAAAGGATATAGCATTAAAACTTGGAGCTAATGAATATTTTGATGATGTCAAAAAAATAAATAAAAAATTTGATATGATTTTAATAACAATTCCTGCAAAATATGATATTAATGATTATTTAAAAATATTAAAATACGGTGGAGAAATAGCAATAGTAGGATTACCACCTATAAATGAAGATGTTAGTATTAAAGTAAATCAATTAATGCCTATGGCTCATAAAAAAATATATGGCTCATTAATTGGTGGTATCAAAGAAACTAAAGAGATGCTTGATTTTTCATTAAAACATAAAATTTATCCTGAAGTAAAATTAATAAAAGCAAATGAAATTAATCAAGCTTACGATGAATTGCTAAATAGTGGAAGTGATTTTCGCTATGTAATAGATTTTAATGAATAA